CGGCGTTGAAGCGCACATCGTGGAAGAAGAACTGCTGGTAGCCGGCCTCCCGCGGCTTGCGCAGGAAGCGCGCCGGGATGACGCGGTCGGTGTCGATGTTCGGCAGGTCCATCGGGACGGCGGCCGCCGTGAGCGTCGTGAAGGGGATCATGGCCGCCCCCTCACACCACCCCTCACCTACTCAGCCCTCGCCTCGCGGCTGTGCCGCTCACCTCGAACTGCGGCCCTCTCCCCTGCGGGGGGAGGGAACTCTGATCCCCTCTCCCCCGATGGGGGAGTGGGATGTAATGTGCGGACGTCGGTGAGCCGCCCGGTGACGGCGGCGGCCACCGCCATGGCCGGGCTCATGAGATGCGTGCGGGCGCCCTTGCCCTGGCGCCCCTCGAAATTGCGGTTGGAGGTCGAGGCAACGCGCTCACCCTCGCGCGCCGTGTCGCCGTTCATCCCGAGGCACATCGAGCAGCCGGGCTCGCGCCACTCGAAGCCGGCCGCGGTGAAGATCTCGTGGAGACCCTCGGCCTCGGCGGCGCGCTTGATGAGCCCGGAGCCCGGGACCACCCAGGCCGTCACCACGGCGCGGCGCCCTTTGGCGACCGCCGCCGCGGCGCGCAGGTCCTCGATGCGGCCGTTCGTGCAGGAGCCGATGAAGACGCGGTCCACGGCGATCTCGGTCAGCGGCAGCCCTGGCCGGAGGCCCATGTAGTCGAGCGCGCGCCCCATGGCCTGGCGCCGGGCCGGATCGCCCTCCCGCGCGGGATCGGGCACGCTCCCCGTGATGGGCAGCGCGTCCTGCGGGCTCGTGCCCCAGGTAACGGTGGGCGCGATGCCGCCGGCGTCCAGCTCGACCTCCCTGTCGAACACGGCGTCGGGATCCGACGGGAGGGTCTTCCAGTACGCGAGCGCCTTCGTCCAATGCTCGCCCTTCGGCGCATAGGGCCGGCCCTCGACGTAGGCGAACGTCGTCGAATCGGGCGCGATCATGCCGGCGCGCGCGCCCGCCTCGATGGACATGTTGCAGACGGTCATCCGCTCCTCCATGGACATGGCGGCGATGGCCGGCCCGGCGTACTCGATGGCGTGCCCCACCCCGCCGGCGGCGCCGATCTTGGCGATGATGGCGAGGATCACGTCCTTGGCCGTGATGCCCGCGGGACGCGCGCCCGTCACCGTGATCCGCATGACCTTGGGCTTCTTCTGCCATAGGCACTGCGTCGCGAGCACGTGCTCGACCTCGGTCGAGCCGATGCCGAAGGCGAGCGCCCCGAAGGCCCCGTGGGTCGCCGTGTGAGAGTCGCCGCAGACGAGGACGATGCCCGGCTGCGTCAGCCCCTGCTCGGGGCCTATCACGTGGACAATCCCCTGGCGCGCATCGCCCGGCCCGAAGAGCGTGACGCCCTCTTCCCGCGTGGAGCGGGTCAGACCTTCTACCATGCCGCGGATCTCGTCGTTGGCCAGCGCCTCCGACCCCGGCCCCGTCGGGACATAGTGGTCCGCCGTGGCGACGAGGCCCCCGGGCCGCCGCACCGACCGCCCCGCCTTGCGGAGACGCGCGAACGCGTGGGTCGCGCCCTCGTGGAGCAGGTGCCGGTCGATGTACAGGAGCGACTGCCCGCCGGGCCCTTCGGCGACCACGTGGCGGTCCCAGATCTTCTCGAACATGGTGGGCATGGCAGCGTCTCCTGCTATCCCGCGTCCGCGCAGGGGGTCATGACCGCGGCGCGAATTTCTCTTCGATCTCGTGCCACCAGTCGAAGCCGACCTTGCGGAAGATGTCCATGGGCGAGAGCACGGGCCCGTCGTGCCAGTCCGTCCCCGTCTCCTTCAGCGACTGAAGCGCCCGCTCCATGGCCGGGACGGCCGCCGCCATGCACACCGCGGGGAAGATCACGATCTTGAAGCCGATCCGCTCGAGCTCCGCGACTTTGACCGCCGGCGTCTTCCCGCCCTGGACCATGTTGGCCAGGAGCGGCGCCTTGACCTCGCGGGCCACGCGGTGGATCTCGTCCTCGGTCTCCGGCGCCTCGACGAAGACGACGTCGGCGCCCGCCTCGGCGGCGCGGTTGCCTCGGTCGATGGCATCATCGAGCGACGTGACCGCGCGCGCGTCCGTCCGCGCGATGATGACGAAATCGGGATCGGTGCGGTGCTCGCTGGCGGCGCGGATCTTGTCGCAGAACTCCTGCGTCGGGATGACCTGCTTGCCGGCGATGTGGCCGCACTTCTTGGGCGCAACCTGGTCCTCCATGTGCAGCCCCGCGACGCCGGCGCGCTCGTACTCCCGCACGGTGCGCACGACGTTCAGGACGTTGCCGTAGCCCGTGTCCGCGTCGGCGATGACCGGCAGCGACACGCAGGAGGCCAAGTGCGACGCGTGGTTCGCCATCTCGGTGAGCGTGGCGAGCCCCAGGTCTGGCTGGCCCAGGTGCGAGGCCGCCGTGCCCGCGCCCGTCATGTAGACGCAGCGGAAGCCGGCGGCCTCGATGAGACGCGCGGAGAAGCCGTCGTAGGCGCCCGGGGCGACGATGATCCCGGGCTCCTTCATCATCTGGCGGAGACGCGTGGTGGTGCGCATGGGAGAGCCCTTTCCCGGGCCCTCGGGCCCGCGGCGGTGACAGGAGCGGATTGTTCTACGATCCTCCCGGGCTGTCAATGTGGCACCATGGACGGCGACCTATGACCGCCTCCAAGGCGAGCGCGGAGCAGACCGACATTGGCAGGCGCGCGCTACTCGCCGGCGCTGCGTCCGTCCTTGCGGCGCCCGCCCCAGGTTGGGCGCAGAAGCCCGACCGGGTCGTCTTCGGCACCAACTGGCGCGCACAGGCCGAGCACGGCGGCTTCTACCAGGCCGTCGCGATGGGCCTGTACCGCCGCCGCGGCCTCGACGTCACGATCCGCCAGGGCGGGCCGCAGATCAACAGCGCCCAGCTCCTGGCAGCCGGGCGTCTCGACTTCAACATGGGCGCGAGCCTCTTCGGCGCGCTCAACTATCTCCAGAGCGGCGTGCCCATCGTCACCCTCGCCGCCATCTTCCAGAAGGACCCGCAGATCCTGATGGCGCACCCGGGCCAGGGCCACGACTCTCTCCCCGCGCTCAAGGGCAAGCCGATCATGATCTCGGCGGGGGCGCAGTCGACGTACTGGCAGTTCCTCAAACACCGCTTCGGCTACACCGACACCCAGATCCGCCCCTACACCTTTCAGCTGGCGCCTTTCCTCGCGGACAAGAAGGCGATCCAGCAGGGGTATCTCACGAGCGAGCCCTTCAAGGCCGAGCAGGCGGGCGTGAAGCCGGTCGTCCTGCTGCTGGTCGACGGCGGCTACGCGAGCTACACGACCACCATCGAGACCCGCGCCGACGTCGTCCGGGACAAGCCCGACCTGGTCCAGCGCTTCGTGGACGCCTCGATCGAGGGCTGGTACGGCTACCTCGACGGCGATCCCGGGCCGGCCAATCGCCTCATCAAGCGCGACAACCCGGACATGACCGACCCGCTGATCGCCTACGCGATCGCCGCCATGAAGCGCCACGGCATCGTGGTCTCGGGGGATGCGCTCACGCTCGGCATCGGCGCCATGACCGACGCGCGCTGGAAGGACTTCTTCGATATCATGTCGTCCGCGGGCGTCTTCCCTCCCACCCTCGAGTACCGCCGCGCCTACACGCTCCAGTTCGTCAACAAGAAGGTCGGGATGAAGTGACGGGCGCCGCGCCCCCCGTCACTCCCATAGTCACGCTCCGGGGGGTGAGCCGCCTCTATCCGAGCGGCACGCAGGCCCTCGACCGGCTGTCGTTGAGTGTCGCGGAGGGAGAATTCCTGACGCTCCTCGGCCCCTCGGGCTGCGGCAAGACCACGCTCCTCCGGCTGATCGCCGGACTGGCCGAGCCCTCGGACGGGCGCGTCGAGTGGTCGCCGGACGGCGGCGCGCGCCGGCTCGGCTTCGTCTTCCAGGAGCCGACGCTCATGCCGTGGGCGCGCGTGGAGGACAACATCCGGCTGCCGCTCATGCTGGCCGCCGTGAGCCCGGCCGAGTCGGCGGCCCGGGTCCGCGAGGCCACGGCGCACGTCGGCCTCGAGGGCTTCGAGCGCGCGTACCCGCGCGAGCTCTCCGGCGGGATGAAGATGCGCGTGTCCATCGCGCGGGCGCTGGTGACCCAGCCGCAAATCCTATTGATGGACGAGCCCTTCGCGGCTCTCGACGAGATCACGCGCTTCAAGCTCGAGAACGACCTCTCGTCCCTGGCGCACCGGCAACGGCTGACCGTGCTCTTCGTCACCCACAGCGTCTTCGAGTCCGTGTATCTCGGCAGCCGCGTGGTCGTCCTGTCGCCCCGGCCGGGGCGCGTCGCGGCCGAGTTCCGGGTGGAAGCTCCCACGCCGCGCGGCGAGGCCTTCAGGACTTCCTCCGCCTACCTCGAGGCCTGCCGCCAAGTCTCGGCGCTCCTCGCTTCCGCCATGGAGAGCCCCCTCACCCTGACCCTCTCCCCCTCCGGGGGCGAGGGGATCAACCCGACTCCCTCTCCCTCTGGAGGGAGAGGGCAGGGGTGAGGGTGGAGCGTGGTTTCGCGCACAATGCGACGTAGGGACCGCGTGCTCGCTCCGGCGCTCGTCGGGCTCGCAGCCCTGGCGGCCTGGGAAGCGGTGGTGCGCCTGGAAGGCATCCCGCCCTATATCCTGCCGGGGCCCATCCTGGTCGCGCGCACCGTGGTCGCCGACTGGGGCACGCTCTTCCCCTCGCTGCTCGTCACGCTCGCCATCACGGGCGCGGCCTTCCTGGTCGCGGCCGTGCTCGGGCTCGCGCTGGCCGTCGTCTTCACCCAGTCTACGTTCATCGAGCGCGCCTTCTTCCCGTACGCCGTGATCCTCCAGGTGACGCCCATCGTCGCCATCGCCCCGCTCATCATTCTGTGGGTCAAGTGGATCCCGCTGGCGCTCTTGATCTGCGCCTGGCTCGTCGCGTTCTTTCCCGTGCTGTCCAACACGGTCCTGGGTCTCACCAGCACGGACAAGAACCTGGTGGATCTCTTCCGCCTGTACGGCGCCACGCGGTGGCAGGCCTTCCGCTACCTCCGCCTGCCGGCCGCTCTGCCCTACTTCTTCGGCGGCCTCAAGATCAGCGGTGGGCTCGCGCTGATCGGCGCCGTCGTGGCCGAGTTCGTTGCGGGGACGGGCGGGGCGCAGTCGGGGCTCGCCTTTCGCATCCTCGAGGCGGGCTACACGCTCCAGATCCCGCGGATGTTCGCCGCGCTCTTCCTGATCTCCGCCGCCGGGGTGCTGATCTTCGCGCTCCTGACCGGGCTCAGCCGGCTGGCGCTCCGCCGCTGGCACGAGAGCGAGCTCGAACCCGGCGATTGAGCTATTGTGCGCCGCCGCCGCGGTGAGGTAGCATTCACCCACAAGCCGCCCTCGACCCCACAGGGGCACCTACGCCCCGATGCCATGCTCATCCAAAGGAGGACGAGATGGACAGCCGACTGAAGGATCTGGCAGAGAAGCTGGATGCGGGCCTCATCGCCCGGCGCGAATTCCTCCGCAGGGCCGCCGTCGTCACGGGCGGCACCGCGGTGGGGCTCAAGGCGCTGGAGGGCATGGCGGGAGCGCAGAGCCAGACCAAGCTCAGAGTGTGGCTCTTCAAGAGCTTTGTCACCGCCGGCAATGACATCCTGGCCAAGCAAGTCGAGGGCTGGGCGGCGGAGCGGAAGGTGCAGGTGGAGATGGACTGGGCCACCTTCGGCGACCGTGAGCAGAAGTTCGTGGCCGCCATCGAGGCCGGCAACCCGCCTGATATGGCCGAGATGAACTACCAGGGGCCGACGCGCTACAAACCCGCGCTCCGGGACGTGACCAAGCTCGCCAAGGACATCGCGGGCGCCCGCGGCGGCCTGCTGCCCTACGCCGAGCGGATCCTCAATAACAACGGGCAATACTTCGGTGTCGGCCGGCTGGCCTTCGGCGGCGGCTTCTTCGTCCGGAAGGACCTCCTCGACGCCAAGGGCGTCAAGCTGCCCAAGGTGTACGATCCCGACGTGGTCGAGATGGCCAAGAAGACCCAGGACCCCTCCAAGGATCTCTGGGGCTTCGGCCAGACGCTGAACCGGTCCGACGATGGCAACGGATTCATGCAGAACATCCTCTGGGATTACGGCGGGAGCGCATGGGACAAGGACGGCAAGCCGGCGCTGAACACGACGTTCCAGAAGCAGAACCTCGAGGCGATCAAGTTCGCGGTGGACACGATCCAGAAGCACAAGATCCAGCCCCCGGGTGTCATGGGCTGGACCGACGTCCACAACAACGAAGCCTACATGGCCGGCAAGCTCGTCAGCACCAATAACGGCGCGAGCCTCTACTACGCCATGGTAGCCAAGAAGAACCCGCTGGCCGAGAAGACCCAGGTGATCTTGACCCCCGGCGGGCCCGCCGGTAGCTTCGTCGGCTCCACCCCCTACAACTGGGGCATCTTCCAGAAGACCAAGCACGTCGAGCTCTGCGAGGATCTGGTCCGCTGGGTGGAGGACGAGAAGCGCTTTGACGAGTACACGAAGGCGTCCATCGGCCAAGCAGGAGCCGTATACAAGTCGAGGGCCGACAATCCCTACTGGAAGACGGATCCCAACTTCGAGGGCATGTTGCAGAACCTTCTCCGAGGTGTGTGGGTCGGCTATCCGGGCCCGTTCAGCGCCGCCGCCGTCGAGGTGCAGGCGCAGTACATCCTCTGCGACATGGCGGGGCGCGTTGTGGTCGGTGGGCTCTCCCCCGAGGCCGCGCTCAAGGAAGCCCACGCCCGGGTGGAGGAGATCTACAAGATCCGCGGCGGCAAGGCGTAACCGGGAGCCTTCGAGGAGAGTCGCATGCCAACGACGGCCGCGCAGCTCAGCACCAAGAGCGCCGCCCTCGAGCGGAAGGTCCGGACGGGACGGGTCGGGCTCAAGCGCTGGCTTGGGCCCGATTACCGCCTCGGTTTCCTCTTCGTGCTGCCCATCGTCGTGCTCGTCCTCGCTCTGGTCGCCTATCCCTTCGGCTATGCCGTGTACCTGAGCATGACGCGGAAGTACGTCGGGCTGCCACCCGTCTTCGTGGGGTTCGAGAACTACGTCAAGCTCACCTTCGACGGCTTCTTCCAGCGGGCCGTCGTCAACAGCTTCGTGTTCACCTTCGGCTCCGTCGGCGTCAAGCTCCTGCTCGGCATGGGCATGGCGCTCGTCTTGACGTCG
This window of the Candidatus Rokuibacteriota bacterium genome carries:
- a CDS encoding extracellular solute-binding protein; the encoded protein is MDSRLKDLAEKLDAGLIARREFLRRAAVVTGGTAVGLKALEGMAGAQSQTKLRVWLFKSFVTAGNDILAKQVEGWAAERKVQVEMDWATFGDREQKFVAAIEAGNPPDMAEMNYQGPTRYKPALRDVTKLAKDIAGARGGLLPYAERILNNNGQYFGVGRLAFGGGFFVRKDLLDAKGVKLPKVYDPDVVEMAKKTQDPSKDLWGFGQTLNRSDDGNGFMQNILWDYGGSAWDKDGKPALNTTFQKQNLEAIKFAVDTIQKHKIQPPGVMGWTDVHNNEAYMAGKLVSTNNGASLYYAMVAKKNPLAEKTQVILTPGGPAGSFVGSTPYNWGIFQKTKHVELCEDLVRWVEDEKRFDEYTKASIGQAGAVYKSRADNPYWKTDPNFEGMLQNLLRGVWVGYPGPFSAAAVEVQAQYILCDMAGRVVVGGLSPEAALKEAHARVEEIYKIRGGKA
- a CDS encoding ABC transporter ATP-binding protein; the protein is MSRLYPSGTQALDRLSLSVAEGEFLTLLGPSGCGKTTLLRLIAGLAEPSDGRVEWSPDGGARRLGFVFQEPTLMPWARVEDNIRLPLMLAAVSPAESAARVREATAHVGLEGFERAYPRELSGGMKMRVSIARALVTQPQILLMDEPFAALDEITRFKLENDLSSLAHRQRLTVLFVTHSVFESVYLGSRVVVLSPRPGRVAAEFRVEAPTPRGEAFRTSSAYLEACRQVSALLASAMESPLTLTLSPSGGEGINPTPSPSGGRGQG
- a CDS encoding ABC transporter permease; this translates as MRRRDRVLAPALVGLAALAAWEAVVRLEGIPPYILPGPILVARTVVADWGTLFPSLLVTLAITGAAFLVAAVLGLALAVVFTQSTFIERAFFPYAVILQVTPIVAIAPLIILWVKWIPLALLICAWLVAFFPVLSNTVLGLTSTDKNLVDLFRLYGATRWQAFRYLRLPAALPYFFGGLKISGGLALIGAVVAEFVAGTGGAQSGLAFRILEAGYTLQIPRMFAALFLISAAGVLIFALLTGLSRLALRRWHESELEPGD
- the leuC gene encoding 3-isopropylmalate dehydratase large subunit, which codes for MPTMFEKIWDRHVVAEGPGGQSLLYIDRHLLHEGATHAFARLRKAGRSVRRPGGLVATADHYVPTGPGSEALANDEIRGMVEGLTRSTREEGVTLFGPGDARQGIVHVIGPEQGLTQPGIVLVCGDSHTATHGAFGALAFGIGSTEVEHVLATQCLWQKKPKVMRITVTGARPAGITAKDVILAIIAKIGAAGGVGHAIEYAGPAIAAMSMEERMTVCNMSIEAGARAGMIAPDSTTFAYVEGRPYAPKGEHWTKALAYWKTLPSDPDAVFDREVELDAGGIAPTVTWGTSPQDALPITGSVPDPAREGDPARRQAMGRALDYMGLRPGLPLTEIAVDRVFIGSCTNGRIEDLRAAAAVAKGRRAVVTAWVVPGSGLIKRAAEAEGLHEIFTAAGFEWREPGCSMCLGMNGDTAREGERVASTSNRNFEGRQGKGARTHLMSPAMAVAAAVTGRLTDVRTLHPTPPSGERGSEFPPPAGERAAVRGERHSREARAE
- a CDS encoding isocitrate lyase/PEP mutase family protein; this translates as MRTTTRLRQMMKEPGIIVAPGAYDGFSARLIEAAGFRCVYMTGAGTAASHLGQPDLGLATLTEMANHASHLASCVSLPVIADADTGYGNVLNVVRTVREYERAGVAGLHMEDQVAPKKCGHIAGKQVIPTQEFCDKIRAASEHRTDPDFVIIARTDARAVTSLDDAIDRGNRAAEAGADVVFVEAPETEDEIHRVAREVKAPLLANMVQGGKTPAVKVAELERIGFKIVIFPAVCMAAAVPAMERALQSLKETGTDWHDGPVLSPMDIFRKVGFDWWHEIEEKFAPRS
- a CDS encoding ABC transporter substrate-binding protein; its protein translation is MTASKASAEQTDIGRRALLAGAASVLAAPAPGWAQKPDRVVFGTNWRAQAEHGGFYQAVAMGLYRRRGLDVTIRQGGPQINSAQLLAAGRLDFNMGASLFGALNYLQSGVPIVTLAAIFQKDPQILMAHPGQGHDSLPALKGKPIMISAGAQSTYWQFLKHRFGYTDTQIRPYTFQLAPFLADKKAIQQGYLTSEPFKAEQAGVKPVVLLLVDGGYASYTTTIETRADVVRDKPDLVQRFVDASIEGWYGYLDGDPGPANRLIKRDNPDMTDPLIAYAIAAMKRHGIVVSGDALTLGIGAMTDARWKDFFDIMSSAGVFPPTLEYRRAYTLQFVNKKVGMK